From a single Opisthocomus hoazin isolate bOpiHoa1 chromosome 6, bOpiHoa1.hap1, whole genome shotgun sequence genomic region:
- the LRIT2 gene encoding leucine-rich repeat, immunoglobulin-like domain and transmembrane domain-containing protein 2 has translation MDPICHIFLLLLAFHEINPSVSSCVPGCACSQDSFGRSLLCMSALLRQIPANIPQDIRKTRIENSHLTELPRGSFENVSALEYLWLNFNNITVMHIKSLEYLPALKELRLQGNKLSSVPWTAFQDTPALKILDLKHNRLDVLPEHALRYLPNLTYLDLSSNQLTVISRDVFYSWPVYQRSQRAEGQIETLSNAVLALHDNPWICDCRLRGFVQFIKSVGPPIILMNSYLTCSSPKFRAGKFFHEVELNSCMKPLTSALDTNLTVPVGLNVTLTCFVQASPSPAVWWSYALKLLRAFNVSTESISEETVRSELLIPAARLADTGNYTCTAANFLGNASVAITLRVAAPWASTTPPGWAPVAPAEPSAHVEVRIAKQTVYGITLEWFAAAAAEPGETWYTLLVGRYDAAQKDAIYIGPGVNTYSVTDLLPATKYEVCVAVRNQAPRKGQCVVFVTGSDVSQLEQREKLIHIVVIVCAMVLAVPAGMYACTAEARPGCLARCSGACPRRRRGGQAQAAGSKESTLDSLPAGSQDGLCHPEGGRGGQRPPARDEPAKSRPPHRNSADLY, from the exons ATGGACCCTATTtgtcacatttttcttcttcttctggccttCCATGAGATAAACCCATCTGTTTCGTCTTGTGTCCCAGGATGCGCTTGTTCTCAAGACAGCTTTGGAAG GAGTTTGCTCTGCATGTCTGCACTGCTGAGGCAGATCCCTGCAAACATTCCTCAGGACATCCGGAAAACTAGAATAGAAAATTCTCACCTAACAGAATTGCCTCGCGGGTCTTTTGAGAATGTTAGTGCCTTGGAGTATCTCTGGCTGAATTTTAACAACATCACGGTGATGCACATCAAGAGCCTGGAATATCTGCCAGCTCTGAAGGAGCTACGCTTGCAAGGGAACAAATTAAGTTCGGTGCCATGGACAGCATTTCAAGACACCCCGGCTCTGAAAATCCTGGATCTGAAACACAACCGGCTGGATGTCCTTCCAGAACACGCGCTCCGCTATCTGCCCAATCTGACCTATTTAGATCTATCCTCAAATCAGCTTACTGTCATATCTAGGGATGTCTTCTACAGCTGGCCCGTCTACCAGAGAAGCCAGAGGGCGGAGGGGCAGATAGAAACTCTTTCCAATGCTGTCCTGGCCCTTCATGATAACCCCTGGATTTGCGACTGTCGCCTGCGGGGATTTGTCCAGTTTATCAAGTCAGTCGGACCACCTATTATTCTGATGAATTCCTATTTAACTTGCTCAAGCCCGAAATTCAGGGCAGGGAAGTTTTTTCATGAAGTGGAGCTCAACAGCTGCATGAAGCCCCTGACCTCAGCCCTTGACACCAACCTGACAGTCCCAGTGGGGCTGAACGTCACCCTGACCTGCTTTGTGCAAGCCAGCCCTTCTCCGGCTGTCTGGTGGAGCTATGCACTCAAACTTTTAAGGGCATTTAATG TGTCCACGGAGTCCATCAGCGAGGAGACCGTCCGCTCAGAGCTGTTGATCCCGGCTGCACGGCTGGCGGACACTGGCAACTACACCTGCACAGCTGCCAACTTCTTGGGCAACGCCTCGGTGGCCATCACCCTCCGTGTGGCAGCCCCGTGGGCGTCCACCACGCCCCCGGGCTGGGCCCCCGTCGCCCCCGCTGAGCCGAGTGCCCACGTGGAAGTGCGCATCGCCAAGCAGACGGTCTACGGCATCACCCTGGAGTGGtttgcggcagcagcagcggagcCGGGTGAGACCTGGTACACCCTCCTGGTGGGCCGCTATGATGCCGCCCAGAAGGATGCCATCTATATCGGCCCTGGCGTCAACACCTACTCAGTGACCGACCTGCTGCCGGCCACCAAGTACGAGGTCTGCGTGGCCGTGCGCAACCAGGCTCCCCGCAAGGGCCAGTGCGTCGTCTTCGTCACGGGCAGTGACGTCAGCCAGCTGGAGCAGCGCGAGAAGCTCATCCACATCGTCGTCATCGTCTGCGCCATGGTGCTGGCCGTGCCCGCTGGCATGTACGCCTGCACTGCCGAGGCTCGCCCGGGCTGCCTGGCCCGCTGCTCCGGCGcttgcccccgccgccgccgcgggggccaGGCGCAGGCGGCTGGCAGCAAGGAGAGCACTCTGGACAGCCTGCCCGCTGGCAGCCAGGACGGGCTCTGCCACCCTGAGGGTGGCCGCGGTGGTCAGCGGCCCCCGGCCCGCGATGAGCCCGCCAAGAGCCGGCCGCCCCACAGGAACAGTGCCGACCTCTACTAG